In Tachyglossus aculeatus isolate mTacAcu1 unplaced genomic scaffold, mTacAcu1.pri scaffold_129_arrow_ctg1, whole genome shotgun sequence, a single genomic region encodes these proteins:
- the LOC119922859 gene encoding normal mucosa of esophagus-specific gene 1 protein-like, producing the protein MGVFQILMKKKELIPLATIITIAGLGAISVSVYSLFKTDAILNRSKNPEPWENVDPAQPQKLLSTNQQWKSIEELQKVRRLTK; encoded by the exons ATGGGCGTCTTCCAAATcctgatgaagaagaaagag CTCATCCCGCtggccaccatcatcaccatcgccGGGTTGGGAGCCATATCCGTGTCTGTGTACTCTCTCTTCAAGACGGACGCCAT CCTCAACAGGTCCAAAAATCCAGAGCCATGGGAGAATGTGGATCCTGCCCAGCCTCAAAAG TTACTCTCGACAAACCAGCAGTGGAAATCCATCGAGGAACTGCAGAAGGTGAGAAGGCTGACCAAGTGA